The sequence GATGGCGTCCTGCCACAATTCAAAACTTCCCTCGATGCCGCTTTCGTCATGCCAAGTCTCATCCAAACATGCTCCCCATGTCCATACCAGGAATATTGGGCATCATTCCTTCCGTGGCTTTTTGCATCTCTTCCTTGATGATTTTGTCCATCTTTTCATAGGCCTTGTTGGCCGCTGCCACGATGAGGTCTTTGAGCATGTCCTTGTCGTCCGGTGTCATCAAGCTTTCATCAATGGCGATGTCGACCATTTGACGGTGGCCATTGACAATTACCTTCACCATCCCGGCTCCTGCTTCTGCTTCGGCAGTAAGGTGAACCAGCTCTGCCTGCTTTTCTTTGATCTTGGCCTGAGCTTCCTTCACCTTGTTCATGATATTCATAAAATCAAACATAAATTTCGCGCTTTTTTAATTCCAACTATAATTGATTTCAGGTGACTTCTCGTTGCAAGACGCTCCAAGGATCAACATGGAAAACCAACCAATATAAAATACTAATTCAAAACAACCCCCTCACCAGCATGAATAAACTGCAACCTCCCATGTACAGTGTTTCATGAAGTTGGCGATGAATTTTGTTGTGCTATTTATACGTCAACCCAAGGGTTGGCGTTCAGAATACCCCTCTATTCTCAAAGCCATTTAATCGGTGACCAACATGTTCCCGAAAATCGAATTGGCCAGTGGATCGCCGCCCTCCCTAATCAAGGCATAGCATATTTGCTGACATCCGCTAGCTGGCTTTGATAATTCCTATGGCTTCTTCCAGCGTGTGCATTTCCTGCGTTCCTGTCTTTAAATTCTTCAAGGCCACTTTATGGGCTGCGATTTCATCGTCCCCAATCATCATCACGTAGGGGATTTGCTTTTTATCGGCATAATTGAACTGCTTTTTGACCTTCGCGACATCAGGATAGATTTCCGCTGACAGCCCGGCCTTGCGAAGTCCATTGAGCACTTTCAGTCCATAGTTCCGGCCCTTTTCATCGAAATAACCGATCATCACGGATGTCGCCTGCATTTCTTCTTCTGGAAAGAGCCCTAGCTCCTCCAACACATCATAGATCCTGTCCACGCCAAAAGAAAAACCTACACCGGAAACTCCCTCAAGTCCAAACACACCGGTCAGGTTATCATACCTACCGCCACCACTGACGGAGCCAATGGATACATTGTTCACTTTCACTTCAAATATGGCTCCTGTATAATAGGACAGTCCGCGCGCCAGTACCACATCGAAGACGACATGCGCTTGGTTTTCGCCGAACCCTTCCAACAGGGAAAAGACTTCTTCCAATTCGGCCACACCTTTCAGCCCTTCTTCACTTGTGGCTAAAAAGTCCTTCAGGAACTCCAGTTTATTATTGTTATCCCCTTCCAACTTGATAATAGGAGTCAGTTTTTGGATGGCATCTTGGTGAAAGCCTCGCTGCACCAATTCTTCCTGAACCTTCTCCCAGCCAATTTTGTCCAGCTTATCGATGGCCACGCAAAGTTCGCCCTCTTTTCCGGGCGCCCCGATCACCTCCGAAATCCCGGTGAGGATCTTGCGGTTATTGATCTTAATATCATAGTCGCTCAACCCAAATGCAGCAAACACCTTCCTGATCATTAGCAGGATTTCCGCTTCACAGATCAGGCTGTCTGTACCGACCACATCGGCATCACACTGGTAAAATTCTCTATATCGTCCCTTTTGGGGCCTGTCTGCCCGCCACACCGGCTGGATCTGGTAACGCTTAAACGGAAAAGTAATCTCGTTTCTGTTCATCACGACATAACGCGCAAAAGGTACCGTCAGATCATACCTCAGCCCTTTCTCCGCCACTTTAGGCAATACCTGTACCGCACCTTTTTCCAAATCTTCCGGTCGGACTTTTTTGAGAAAATCACCGCTGTTCAAAATCTTAAAAAGCAATTGATCCCCTTCATCCCCATACTTACCGGTCAGCACCGATAAATTTTCCATGGACGGTGTCTCCAACTGCTGGTAGCCAAAAAGGCGGAAAGTACCTTTGATGGTGTCCAGGATATAGTTTCTGCGGGCCATTTGTGCCGGGCCAAAATCGCGGGTCCCTTTGGGTAATGATGGTTTTTGGATACTCATGAATGCTTAATTTTGCCCAAAGGTAAAAAATATCCTCAAAAAAAAGACCATGGCTTTTGGGCCACGGTCTTTTTAAATTCTTTTCGGAGTCATAACGTGTAAATTTTTACCAAATTCTAATCTGTTTTTATTCCATTCAACATCACAACAATAGTGCACTTCGGATTCCTTCAGCAAGCTTTCTGCCGATAGAATGGTCGGTAGGCTCAGATGACTCCGTCTCAATGGACGTCACCGCGGTCTTTCTCCTGATGATTTCCCATACATTGTCCTTGGCCTCTCTCTCACTACTTGCTTCTGTATGGATTTGAAACTCTACATCATTAATCTCAATTTTTATTAGATATTTCATAACTACATCTGTTTAAGCAGTCTAAAATCAAACAATCCATCATACTTTTACACTTTCGTGTCTCCTGCCTTGTTAAGGCTCAGCTTATCATTAAAAATTAATAAAACGTATTTTACACTAAATTATTTGCATTTCGTAAATATAATCAAATTAAGTTTAATGCAAATGATTTTCATAAAATCTATCTTGACCCTATACTTATAGATACGATATGATCCTCATAAGTGGTTTTGGGCAAATAGGATTTAAACTGTTCCAAAAATGATACCAAACACTAACTCGTTATAAATAAACAACGTTAAATCGTGTATTAATGTTCCTTAAAAGACATCTAAAACCACTCCTTACAAGTACATAGTGCCCAAAACCAATGGTGAGGCAAAGAATGAGTTATAAGAATAAGGCAAAAGGTGGCCGGCAAGGAAAAGCTACCTCTAAATCCGAAAAATTGTGCGGTATCCTATGATCACCGGTAACGTATCGTGATGCCTAATGATGATATGGTGGTCTACCCAATCTTCCCTAGGCTACTTAATGGCCGTGTTCGGGAGTCCATGCTGCTGTTAGTCGTGTCAAAGTTTACGTCTCTTCAGGCTTAAAATGGGCGAGCGCCTAGACTTAAAAGGCAATTTTTTAAAATAGACGATATAAACTTTACACAGGCTTAAACATTATACGAAATTTTATTCGTACTTTTGCAACTTAATTAATCCTTATCATGCAGAATATTCGTAACATCGCGATTATCGCACACGTTGACCACGGGAAAACCACCTTGGTAGACAAGATCATTCACGCTTCCAAGATTTTCCGTGAAAATCAGCAATTTGACGACCTTATCCTGGACAACAATGACCTGGAACGAGAAAGGGGCATTACCATCCTTTCCAAAAACGTGTCGGTAAGATATAAAGACATTAAAATCAACATCATCGATACTCCTGGTCACGCCGACTTCGGCGGTGAAGTGGAAAGGGTATTGAAAATGGCCGACGGGGTAATCCTTCTAGTGGATGCCTTTGAGGGACCTATGCCGCAGACGCGATTCGTACTGAGCAAGGCATTGGGACTGGGGTTGACCCCAATTGTCGTTGTCAACAAGGTGGACAAGCCTAACTGTCGCCCTGACGAGGTCCACGAGGCGGTGTTTGATTTGATGTTTAACCTGGATGCTACTGAAGAGCAACTGGATTTCGTGACCATGTACGGTTCCGCGAAAAACAATTGGATGGGACCTGATTGGAAAAACCCTACGGATTCCATT comes from Echinicola vietnamensis DSM 17526 and encodes:
- a CDS encoding YbaB/EbfC family nucleoid-associated protein, yielding MFDFMNIMNKVKEAQAKIKEKQAELVHLTAEAEAGAGMVKVIVNGHRQMVDIAIDESLMTPDDKDMLKDLIVAAANKAYEKMDKIIKEEMQKATEGMMPNIPGMDMGSMFG
- the hisS gene encoding histidine--tRNA ligase; this encodes MSIQKPSLPKGTRDFGPAQMARRNYILDTIKGTFRLFGYQQLETPSMENLSVLTGKYGDEGDQLLFKILNSGDFLKKVRPEDLEKGAVQVLPKVAEKGLRYDLTVPFARYVVMNRNEITFPFKRYQIQPVWRADRPQKGRYREFYQCDADVVGTDSLICEAEILLMIRKVFAAFGLSDYDIKINNRKILTGISEVIGAPGKEGELCVAIDKLDKIGWEKVQEELVQRGFHQDAIQKLTPIIKLEGDNNNKLEFLKDFLATSEEGLKGVAELEEVFSLLEGFGENQAHVVFDVVLARGLSYYTGAIFEVKVNNVSIGSVSGGGRYDNLTGVFGLEGVSGVGFSFGVDRIYDVLEELGLFPEEEMQATSVMIGYFDEKGRNYGLKVLNGLRKAGLSAEIYPDVAKVKKQFNYADKKQIPYVMMIGDDEIAAHKVALKNLKTGTQEMHTLEEAIGIIKAS